ATCGACACGCTCCATCCCGTGTGGACACCCTGCTGAACCTCGCAGAGCGGCTTACTCGCTTGCGGGAGAGAGGAGAGAACATCCGACGCATTCGAGGTTCCTGGCGGGCGACCCACTCCCATCCTTAGATACCGTTCAGGACGGCCAGCTTTCTCACGGTCAACTGCGAAACGGCAGGGTCGGCACAGTGCAGCGCCGAGATGACAGCGGAATGTGACGGCGCTTGATGGGCGGCACGCCGGGCTGCCCTCAAACACTGGCTGAGGGACCACTCAACCCGCCCCAGCACCTCAGATGCCGCGCCGTCCCTCACCAAAATCTCCTATGCTACAGATCATGCTTCCTGCTTCTCTGATCTGCGAAGACCCCAACAGTCCAGCTGCGACGACCACCCAATCGGCACCTCCACTTCCAGCGGTGGTCACTGGCAAAGTTGCCTTTTATGCTGCTCGGTACTTTCCAGACGGGCGCAAGCAGACTGAAGTCCAGCATGGCCCTGTCACCGAACGGCTTCCCCTGGCCAGTGCATTCAAGACCATGTTGCTGAACGCGGTCTTGCAGGATGTCGATGCCGGACGCCTGCACCTGGATCAGCTGTTCGAGACCACCGACGCCAATCAGAGCATCGAGGACTTCCCACCGGAACGGGTCAACAGTCTTGACAGTCTTGCCGACGTCATGATCCGCCGATCCGACAACACCGCCAGCGACATTCTCCATCTGGCCGCGGCGCCGCAGCGGGTGGCTGAGCTCACCACACAGCTGAGTCCGTGTACGCACCTGTACCTCACCACCAAGGCCTTTTGGGCCGCACTTAGCGGCCTCATCCCGGACGTAATCGATCCCAGGACGCCCGAAACGCTGCGAAACAGCGCGAGGGCCTACGCCGCGCTTCCAGCAGGTGAGAAGCGCGACGTGGCGGCCCGCATCAACACCCTCACGCAACACGTTCACCAGCAGCAGGTCTACGACGGCCTGGACACCTACTTCAACGGGCCGAACTATCACCCCGAGAATGATGTTTCCCTGCTCAACAGCAGTACCGCCCGGGCGTATAGCGACCTGTTGGCCCAGCTTTTCCTGCACTCGACGCTCCAACCAGCAACGCAGCAGCGCTTCCGCGACATTCTGGCGACCGGTTGCTGCACCAAACCCAGCGAAGGGGTGCCGTTTCCATACCGTTATTGGGGCGCGAAAGCCGGCTCCGGATGGCGTTTGTTGACGATGACCGGCTTCATGGAGTTACCGGACGGTTCCGGCATTGCCTACAGCTATCTCAATCACGAGAGCGACGTTGAGGATGCAGAAGAGATCGAGAACCAGATCCGTCCGGTGCTGAACTGGATCGTCTCTGCGATCACCCCCATCACCTGACCACCACCCGGCCCTGTACGCTCACCGCTGTGACGATCGGTGAACGGGAACGGCGGTGCAGTGCCCGCGGTGGTGAAGCAAGAGCAGTCCTTCCTGCATGGTGTTCACTCTGAGGGCTCACTTCCTGAAGGAGACGTGGTTTCCAGGCAGGAGCAAACTTCCTCCTGCTGCTATTCCGCTGATAACATATCTTAAAGAGGTGATTCTGTATCAATACTCTGGTGATCGTCGAATCCCCTGCCAAAGCCAAAAAGATCGCCAGCTATCTCGGCAGCGGTTATACCGTCCAGGCCAGTCTCGGCCACGTCCGCGACCTGCCCAGCCGGAAAGAGGACATCCCTGAGCGCTATCGCCACGAACCTTGGGCGAATCTCGGCGTCAACCCGGCCACCTTTCACCCGATCTACGTCGTGCCGGAAAGCAAGGAGCGCACCGTCTCAGGTCTGCGGGCGCTCGCCGCCAAAGCCGACCGGGTGATCCTGGCGTCCGATGACGACCGCGAGGGCGAGAGCATCAGCTGGCATCTCTCACAGCTGCTGAAACTGAACAATCCCCAGCGGATGGTCTTCCACGAAATCACCAAAGAAGCCTTGCAGGACGCCCTGAAAAACCTGCGGCCGCTCGATCTGAACCTCGTTGCCGCGCAGGAGGCCCGCCGCGTCATCGACCGGCTGGTGGGGTATCAGGTGAGTCCGCTGCTGTGGAACACCATCGGGAAGGGCCTGAGCGCCGGACGGGTCCAGAGTGCCGCCCTGATGCTGCTCGCCCAGCGCGAAAGTGCCCGCATGCGCTTCAAACCCGCCGCCTACTGGCTGATTCGCGGAGAAGTCGGCAGCAAGCCACCCTTCCTTGCCACCGTCATACAGCTGAGAACCAAAGACCGTCCAGACGGGCAGACACTCGCCAAAGCCAGCGACTTCACCCAGGACGGCGTGTTGAAAGACGGTGCAGACGTGCTGGTCATGACAGATGGGCAGGCCAAGACCCTGCACGCCTACCTCGACGGCAAGGCAGCCACGGTCCTGAGCGTCGAGACGAGCGAAACCCGCTCCAGACCCCAGCCACCGTTCATCACCAGCACGCTCCAGCAGGCAGGTGGGCGACTCCGGTTCGGTGCCAAGCAGGTGATGGATCTGGCACAGAAGCTCTACGAGGG
The nucleotide sequence above comes from Deinococcus ruber. Encoded proteins:
- a CDS encoding serine hydrolase, which encodes MLPASLICEDPNSPAATTTQSAPPLPAVVTGKVAFYAARYFPDGRKQTEVQHGPVTERLPLASAFKTMLLNAVLQDVDAGRLHLDQLFETTDANQSIEDFPPERVNSLDSLADVMIRRSDNTASDILHLAAAPQRVAELTTQLSPCTHLYLTTKAFWAALSGLIPDVIDPRTPETLRNSARAYAALPAGEKRDVAARINTLTQHVHQQQVYDGLDTYFNGPNYHPENDVSLLNSSTARAYSDLLAQLFLHSTLQPATQQRFRDILATGCCTKPSEGVPFPYRYWGAKAGSGWRLLTMTGFMELPDGSGIAYSYLNHESDVEDAEEIENQIRPVLNWIVSAITPIT